The Haloarchaeobius amylolyticus genome window below encodes:
- a CDS encoding VOC family protein, with amino-acid sequence MTDTAADTTASLPDGTHLDRVALRVGSLDATVPFYRDVVGLAVDRDDQAGEARLLAADGAALVVLIEDPDAPARPADAAGLFHLAVRVPDRPALAGALARVRDHGTLTGASDHLVSEALYLRDPEGNGVEIYRDRPREEWAETADGQRDIRTLPLDLDDLAGARESGSETPARVPAGTDVGHVHLEVADLARATDFYVDGVGFALENDGYDGAAFVAAGGYHHHLGLNSWNGRSAPAGEDRGLAWYELVVPDEAALAALRDRLAARDQSVETVGDELRFDDPDGIAVRARVA; translated from the coding sequence GTGACAGATACCGCCGCGGACACGACCGCCAGCCTGCCCGACGGGACCCACCTCGACCGGGTCGCCCTGCGCGTCGGCTCGCTCGACGCGACCGTCCCGTTCTACCGCGACGTGGTCGGCCTCGCCGTCGACCGGGACGACCAGGCCGGGGAGGCCCGCCTCCTGGCCGCCGACGGCGCGGCACTCGTGGTGCTCATCGAGGACCCCGACGCGCCCGCCCGACCCGCCGACGCGGCCGGGCTGTTCCACCTCGCGGTCCGAGTCCCCGACCGCCCCGCGCTGGCCGGGGCACTGGCGCGCGTCCGGGACCATGGCACCCTGACGGGCGCGTCCGACCACCTCGTCAGCGAGGCGCTGTACCTCCGCGACCCGGAGGGCAACGGCGTCGAGATATACCGCGACAGGCCGCGCGAGGAGTGGGCCGAGACGGCCGACGGCCAGCGCGACATCCGGACCCTGCCGCTTGACCTCGACGACCTGGCGGGGGCCCGGGAGTCGGGGAGCGAAACGCCCGCCCGCGTCCCGGCCGGGACCGACGTGGGACACGTCCACCTGGAGGTCGCAGACCTCGCCCGCGCCACCGACTTCTACGTCGACGGCGTCGGCTTCGCGCTGGAGAACGACGGCTACGACGGCGCGGCATTCGTCGCGGCCGGCGGGTACCACCACCACCTCGGGCTGAACAGCTGGAACGGGCGAAGCGCGCCCGCGGGCGAGGACCGCGGGCTGGCCTGGTACGAACTCGTCGTCCCCGACGAGGCCGCGCTGGCGGCGCTTCGCGACCGGCTCGCGGCGCGGGACCAGTCGGTCGAGACCGTCGGCGACGAACTCCGGTTCGACGATCCCGACGGTATCGCGGTCAGAGCACGCGTCGCGTAG
- a CDS encoding DUF7859 family protein, translated as MQTPLPAQLGGLLEDPFTLLVVGFLLALIFFFYLMFRKTMLSFREGMDKGSGKKR; from the coding sequence ATGCAGACACCGCTTCCGGCCCAGCTCGGCGGGCTCCTCGAGGACCCGTTCACCCTTCTCGTCGTCGGGTTCCTGCTCGCGCTCATCTTCTTCTTCTACCTGATGTTCCGCAAGACCATGCTCAGTTTCCGCGAGGGCATGGACAAGGGCTCGGGCAAGAAACGCTAG